A genomic window from Sphingobacterium sp. BN32 includes:
- a CDS encoding agmatine/peptidylarginine deiminase: MSSENTSRLYKKEDTPKAQGFTFPAEWAAQEALWLSWPHKEESWPGKLETVYAPYSQFIKLVAADQKVRINVADEAMKAFALSHIEAAGANLENISFHLNPTNDAWCRDHGPAFLINKETGEKAVVDWGYNAWGGKYPPYDLDDVVPTRIAQEFGLKLFTPPIVMEGGSVEFNGAGTILTTTACLLNENRNPHLNKEQIEGYLMDYYGQDQVLWLGDGIIGDDTDGHIDDITRFVNEDTVLTVVEEDPNDENYPILQENLEKLKEMRLLDGRPLNIVELPMPRPVVYEDQQLPASYANFYIANKVVVVPIFNDKNDQKALDIIQSVFPDRKVIGIDSVDIIWGLGSFHCLSQQEPKI; this comes from the coding sequence ATGAGTTCAGAAAACACATCCCGACTATATAAAAAGGAAGATACGCCTAAGGCTCAAGGTTTTACTTTTCCTGCCGAATGGGCAGCTCAAGAAGCACTCTGGTTAAGTTGGCCACACAAGGAAGAATCATGGCCGGGTAAGCTAGAAACAGTCTATGCACCTTACTCCCAATTTATCAAGCTGGTTGCAGCAGACCAAAAAGTACGCATCAATGTAGCGGATGAAGCGATGAAAGCCTTCGCACTATCACATATCGAAGCAGCAGGTGCAAATCTTGAGAACATTAGCTTTCATCTAAATCCTACAAACGATGCTTGGTGCCGCGATCATGGCCCTGCATTCCTGATTAATAAAGAAACGGGCGAGAAAGCCGTGGTCGATTGGGGTTACAATGCTTGGGGCGGCAAATATCCTCCCTATGATTTAGACGATGTTGTACCTACAAGAATAGCGCAGGAATTTGGACTAAAGTTGTTTACTCCGCCCATCGTTATGGAAGGCGGATCGGTAGAATTCAATGGCGCAGGTACTATCTTAACGACTACAGCCTGTCTATTGAACGAAAACCGCAATCCACATCTTAACAAAGAACAAATTGAAGGATATTTGATGGATTATTATGGTCAAGATCAGGTATTATGGTTAGGCGATGGAATTATCGGTGATGATACTGACGGCCATATTGATGATATCACCCGTTTTGTAAACGAGGATACCGTATTGACCGTTGTAGAAGAAGATCCCAATGATGAGAACTACCCTATTCTTCAAGAAAACTTGGAGAAATTAAAGGAAATGCGCCTTTTAGATGGTCGCCCTTTAAATATCGTCGAGTTGCCAATGCCAAGACCTGTTGTTTATGAAGACCAGCAATTGCCGGCTTCATACGCCAATTTCTACATTGCAAACAAAGTTGTTGTTGTTCCAATTTTCAACGATAAAAACGACCAAAAAGCACTAGACATTATACAGTCAGTATTCCCTGACCGCAAGGTTATCGGCATCGACTCTGTCGATATTATTTGGGGACTTGGAAGCTTCCACTGCCTAAGTCAGCAAGAACCAAAAATTTAA
- a CDS encoding porin gives MKWITNFTLSFVVAIIAMTEVYGQSHHPQERDDRATILNFKGIQYKSKDSLFYTNFRFRMQNRLGFSNVIDGEDNGKFDARIRRLRMRMDGYIYTPKISYTVQLAFTRSDQDFDDTGIPNIVRDAVMFYNFSDDFYISFGQNKLPGNRQRVNSSGSLQFADRSLVNSNFTLDRDFGVSLNLSKKIGDMPFNAKAAISTGEGRPASATDKGLAYTGRIEFLPLGKFTNDNDYSEGDLEREETPKLSIGGGYSYNDKTIREGGQLGRYVQNPFTLKTSFADAIFKYMGFAYEAEYMRRDVDNPLNLTDEEDPEQTYAYKGWGVNQQASYLLNKGYEIAGRYTYVMPHGDIALYEDQTEIIELGLTKYMKAHRLKFQLNANYTFKDGYLNNANNKAAWGGMFQVELGI, from the coding sequence ATGAAGTGGATTACTAATTTTACCTTAAGCTTTGTTGTAGCTATTATCGCTATGACCGAGGTTTACGGACAGAGCCACCATCCGCAAGAGCGTGATGACCGTGCTACTATCCTAAACTTCAAAGGAATCCAATACAAATCCAAAGATTCCCTTTTCTATACGAACTTCCGTTTTCGTATGCAAAACCGACTGGGATTCTCTAACGTTATTGACGGAGAAGATAACGGTAAATTCGATGCACGTATTCGTCGTTTAAGAATGCGTATGGACGGTTATATCTATACACCAAAGATTTCCTACACCGTACAATTGGCATTTACACGTAGTGACCAGGATTTCGACGATACAGGTATCCCCAATATCGTTCGTGATGCTGTGATGTTCTATAACTTTTCCGACGACTTTTATATCTCTTTCGGACAGAACAAGCTTCCAGGTAACCGCCAGCGTGTGAACTCATCAGGGTCCCTGCAATTCGCAGACCGCTCGTTGGTAAACAGTAATTTCACATTAGACCGTGACTTTGGAGTTTCCTTAAACCTGAGCAAAAAGATTGGCGATATGCCTTTCAACGCTAAAGCGGCCATCTCAACAGGTGAAGGTCGTCCGGCCAGCGCAACAGATAAAGGCTTAGCCTATACCGGTAGAATCGAGTTCTTACCTTTAGGGAAATTTACGAACGACAATGACTACTCCGAGGGTGATTTAGAGCGCGAGGAAACACCAAAATTATCTATTGGTGGCGGTTATAGCTATAATGACAAGACCATTCGCGAAGGCGGACAGTTAGGTCGTTATGTTCAGAATCCGTTTACCTTAAAAACATCCTTTGCCGACGCCATCTTCAAGTATATGGGCTTCGCATACGAAGCTGAATACATGCGCAGAGATGTAGACAATCCGCTTAACCTTACTGACGAAGAAGATCCGGAACAAACCTACGCTTATAAAGGCTGGGGTGTGAACCAACAAGCTTCATATCTTTTGAACAAAGGTTATGAGATTGCTGGTCGCTATACTTATGTGATGCCACACGGCGATATCGCACTATACGAAGACCAAACTGAGATTATCGAACTCGGTCTTACAAAATACATGAAAGCACACCGCTTGAAATTCCAGCTAAATGCTAACTATACCTTTAAGGATGGTTACTTAAATAATGCCAATAATAAAGCTGCTTGGGGCGGAATGTTCCAGGTGGAGCTTGGAATTTAG
- the lpxB gene encoding lipid-A-disaccharide synthase, which produces MKYYIIAGETSGDLHGANLIKALKKEDPEASFNIVGGDQMAAAAGEQVLIHTSEMAFMGFIEVLKNLSSIAKNLKKVKEDILKQQPDTLILIDFPGFNLKVAAFAKKLGIKVCYYISPKIWAWNQKRVYKIKRLVDHMFCILPFEVKFYKQFHYQVDYVGNPLLDAIAAYKFNPNFRLDNGLSQKPIIALLPGSRKMEIENLLPIMVDLNRMFPAHQLVIAGAPNFDLAYYKNYIGDEDIPVVFDQTYDLLKNAEAAVVASGTATLETALLRIPQVVVYKANPITVMIARKLIKVRFISLVNLINDYLSVRELIQNDCDTMTISEELKELTLNPAHRASVLENYDNLIEKMGTPGASEKTAALIVKYMKGLE; this is translated from the coding sequence ATGAAATATTACATTATTGCAGGAGAGACTTCGGGGGACCTTCATGGTGCGAACTTGATTAAAGCGCTGAAAAAGGAGGATCCGGAAGCAAGTTTTAATATTGTTGGTGGCGACCAGATGGCGGCAGCGGCTGGCGAGCAGGTTCTTATCCATACTTCGGAGATGGCGTTCATGGGCTTCATTGAGGTGTTGAAGAATTTGAGCAGCATCGCTAAAAACCTCAAAAAGGTGAAAGAGGATATCCTTAAGCAGCAACCTGATACCCTCATTTTGATAGACTTTCCAGGTTTTAACCTTAAGGTCGCTGCTTTTGCGAAAAAGCTCGGCATTAAGGTGTGCTACTATATCTCTCCGAAAATATGGGCATGGAATCAAAAACGTGTGTATAAGATTAAGAGATTGGTAGACCACATGTTTTGTATCCTTCCTTTCGAGGTGAAGTTCTACAAGCAGTTTCATTATCAGGTTGATTACGTTGGAAATCCCCTGTTAGATGCTATTGCAGCATACAAATTCAATCCGAACTTCCGGCTGGACAATGGTTTGAGCCAGAAGCCGATTATTGCCTTGCTTCCTGGCAGTCGCAAAATGGAGATCGAGAACTTACTCCCTATTATGGTCGATTTAAACCGTATGTTTCCGGCGCATCAGTTGGTTATCGCAGGGGCACCCAATTTCGATTTAGCGTATTATAAAAACTATATCGGGGACGAGGATATACCCGTGGTATTCGATCAAACCTATGATTTGTTGAAGAATGCAGAAGCGGCCGTTGTGGCCTCAGGCACTGCCACTTTGGAAACTGCGTTATTGCGCATTCCGCAGGTCGTTGTGTACAAAGCAAATCCTATCACCGTCATGATTGCACGCAAACTGATCAAAGTACGTTTTATCTCACTCGTTAATTTGATAAACGATTACCTATCGGTTCGCGAGCTTATCCAGAACGATTGCGACACGATGACTATCTCTGAGGAATTGAAAGAGTTAACCTTAAATCCAGCACATCGGGCAAGTGTTTTAGAGAATTACGACAACTTGATCGAAAAGATGGGAACGCCGGGTGCGTCTGAGAAGACTGCTGCCTTGATCGTAAAATATATGAAAGGTCTGGAATAA